From the Gemmatimonadota bacterium genome, one window contains:
- a CDS encoding PIN domain-containing protein has product MPRSWGRLPRPRKRRVEVPTHPPAPHPLSATAGTAPRLGVSRRRPRPPPARGPGRPFLDTHFFLWAVTDHPRIAEFGWLDAHRPWGVSPVSFLEIKFLSEAGKLKVKGEAFVAAVGSDPRFVVDEAPLMALIAQAMSLDWTRDPFDRLLTAHSLARRTPLCTLDRRIRDHHPLIPRELRG; this is encoded by the coding sequence ATGCCGCGAAGCTGGGGCCGCCTTCCTCGTCCGCGGAAGCGCCGCGTCGAAGTCCCGACCCACCCTCCAGCGCCCCATCCCCTTTCCGCGACAGCGGGAACCGCGCCGCGCCTGGGGGTTTCCAGAAGAAGACCCCGCCCCCCGCCGGCGCGTGGGCCCGGGCGACCCTTCCTCGATACGCACTTCTTTCTCTGGGCGGTGACGGATCACCCGCGGATCGCCGAGTTCGGGTGGCTCGATGCGCACCGCCCGTGGGGAGTTTCTCCGGTCTCCTTCCTCGAGATCAAGTTCCTCTCCGAAGCCGGGAAGCTGAAGGTGAAGGGCGAGGCCTTCGTCGCGGCGGTTGGAAGCGACCCGCGATTCGTCGTGGACGAGGCGCCCCTCATGGCACTGATCGCCCAAGCGATGTCGCTCGACTGGACGCGCGATCCCTTCGACCGGCTTCTCACCGCACACAGCCTCGCCCGCCGCACGCCACTATGCACCCTCGACCGCCGCATCCGCGACCATCACCCGCTGATCCCACGAGAGCTGCGAGGCTAG
- a CDS encoding DUF5615 family PIN-like protein: MSFLRGPPPKVIWIRRGNCSTGDIEAILRSRRAKILEFEAEEGPSFLALS, encoded by the coding sequence GTGAGCTTTCTACGTGGCCCGCCCCCCAAGGTCATCTGGATCCGGCGGGGGAACTGCTCGACCGGCGACATCGAGGCCATTCTGCGGTCGCGGAGAGCGAAGATCCTGGAATTCGAGGCCGAGGAGGGACCCTCCTTCCTGGCGCTCTCGTGA
- a CDS encoding DUF433 domain-containing protein, which produces MNYMDRIMIEPGKRGGKPCIRGLGITVYDILEYFASGMTEDQILTDFPDLESEDVRAALAFAAERERRLVSIPPE; this is translated from the coding sequence ATGAATTACATGGACCGCATCATGATCGAGCCGGGGAAACGGGGCGGGAAGCCGTGTATCCGTGGGCTCGGGATTACGGTGTACGACATTCTGGAGTACTTCGCCTCCGGGATGACCGAGGACCAGATCCTGACCGACTTCCCGGACCTGGAATCCGAAGACGTTCGGGCGGCCCTGGCCTTCGCTGCCGAGCGTGAGCGAAGGCTCGTTTCGATTCCCCCCGAGTGA